The Sulfitobacter sp. SK011 genome has a window encoding:
- the dusA gene encoding tRNA dihydrouridine(20/20a) synthase DusA has protein sequence MKINQHARLSIAPMMDWTDRHCRYLHRLLSKEALLYTEMVTAPALVRGGALHLLDHHPSEHPVALQLGGSDPDELAEAARIGAQAGYNEINLNVGCPSDRVQSGSFGAVLMEHPALVARCVAAMRAAVEVEVTVKCRIGVDDQDPKVILPEFLAHVVGAGCTRVAIHARKAWLQGLSPKENRDIPPLDYDIVHQMKGLFPNLHISVNGGITTLDQAKGFLDAGLDGVMIGRSAYHAPCDILCAADRVIFGRGEDTNAADAVRAMVPYIDAHLAQGGKLNQITRHMLGLFTGRPGARIWRRMLSEGAHLPGAGPALVLDALGAVETLAQPQEAV, from the coding sequence ATGAAAATAAATCAACACGCTAGACTTTCTATTGCGCCTATGATGGATTGGACAGACCGCCATTGCCGGTATCTGCATCGCTTGCTCAGCAAAGAGGCGCTGCTTTATACGGAAATGGTGACTGCCCCTGCGCTTGTGCGGGGTGGTGCGCTGCATTTGCTGGATCATCATCCGTCCGAGCACCCTGTCGCGTTACAATTGGGCGGGTCTGATCCAGATGAATTGGCCGAGGCGGCGCGGATTGGGGCGCAGGCGGGGTATAACGAGATTAACCTTAATGTCGGGTGCCCGTCAGACAGGGTGCAGTCGGGGTCATTTGGTGCGGTCTTGATGGAGCACCCTGCGCTTGTCGCGCGTTGTGTCGCGGCGATGCGTGCGGCCGTAGAGGTCGAAGTCACCGTGAAATGCCGCATTGGCGTGGACGATCAGGACCCAAAGGTGATCCTGCCCGAATTTCTGGCGCATGTGGTTGGCGCGGGATGTACCCGTGTGGCGATCCATGCCCGCAAGGCGTGGCTGCAGGGGCTGTCGCCCAAGGAAAACCGCGATATTCCGCCACTTGATTATGACATCGTGCACCAGATGAAGGGGCTGTTTCCCAACCTGCATATTTCAGTCAATGGCGGGATCACAACGTTGGATCAGGCCAAAGGGTTTCTCGACGCGGGTTTGGATGGCGTGATGATCGGACGCAGTGCCTATCATGCGCCCTGCGATATTCTGTGTGCGGCAGACCGGGTGATCTTTGGCAGAGGCGAGGACACCAATGCCGCCGATGCCGTGCGTGCAATGGTACCCTACATCGACGCGCATCTGGCTCAGGGCGGCAAGCTGAACCAGATCACCCGCCACATGCTGGGCCTCTTTACCGGGCGACCGGGTGCGCGGATCTGGCGGCGGATGTTGTCCGAAGGGGCCCATTTACCGGGGGCGGGGCCTGCGCTGGTGCTCGATGCACTTGGCGCGGTGGAAACACTGGCCCAACCCCAAGAAGCGGTGTAG
- a CDS encoding sulfite exporter TauE/SafE family protein: MPETMILVQMALLLMAIGAFAGVLAGLLGVGGGIVLVPAFFYAFQTLGYGGPQLMQMCLATSLATIMVTSIRSVHSHNKKGAVDWDILRTWAPGIVIGAVLGMLLVAQLRTNTLQIIFGSLALIVGLYMGFSRAHWRVAEAMPKGLARAILSPCVGFLSVLMGIGGGSFGVPLMSLYNTPIHRAVATAAGFGVLIAVPAVVGFLFVDMQSGKPPLTIGAVNLVAFFIVIAMTLITAPLGVRLAHAMDPKRLKRVFAVFLVLVALNMLRKALGW, translated from the coding sequence ATGCCTGAGACGATGATACTGGTGCAGATGGCGCTTTTGCTAATGGCCATCGGTGCCTTTGCGGGCGTGCTTGCAGGCCTTCTGGGCGTGGGCGGCGGCATTGTTCTGGTGCCAGCATTCTTCTATGCGTTTCAAACGCTTGGTTACGGCGGCCCGCAGTTGATGCAGATGTGTCTGGCAACCTCGCTTGCCACCATCATGGTGACATCCATCAGGTCGGTTCACAGCCACAACAAAAAGGGTGCAGTGGATTGGGATATCCTGCGCACATGGGCCCCCGGCATCGTGATCGGGGCGGTTTTGGGCATGCTGCTGGTCGCGCAACTGCGCACCAATACGCTGCAGATCATCTTTGGTAGTCTGGCATTGATTGTGGGCCTTTATATGGGGTTCAGTCGCGCGCATTGGCGGGTGGCTGAGGCAATGCCCAAGGGCCTAGCCCGCGCCATCCTGTCGCCCTGTGTGGGGTTCCTGTCGGTGCTGATGGGCATCGGCGGCGGCAGTTTCGGCGTGCCGTTGATGAGCCTTTACAACACGCCAATTCACCGTGCTGTTGCCACCGCTGCGGGGTTTGGTGTGTTGATTGCCGTGCCCGCAGTTGTCGGGTTCCTTTTCGTTGACATGCAGTCAGGCAAGCCGCCACTGACCATCGGGGCCGTTAATCTGGTGGCGTTTTTCATTGTGATCGCCATGACGCTGATCACAGCCCCTCTGGGGGTCAGGCTGGCCCATGCGATGGACCCAAAGCGGCTGAAACGGGTGTTCGCGGTGTTTTTGGTGCTGGTGGCGCTGAACATGCTGCGCAAGGCGTTGGGATGGTGA
- a CDS encoding DMT family transporter — protein MSSLVFTAVLCAALLHAVWNALVKGGADKRVNMACVVIGHTPAALIVLCLVPLPAFASWPYLIGGMLCHFGYQVFLLNAYNKGDLSQVYPIARGSAPLIVAAVSVFGLGVVLAPLELLAVAIIALGLMSMALVRQSDGTRNLPAAKLALITGCFIASYSLIDGLGARVSGSPWGFYGLLGLLNAIVFAAYLAMTTPQVLRRTFTSGLRIFFIGGTASFVAYSLVIWAFTQAPIALVTALRETSIIFALLIGVFFFRERMDLPKLIATFATLSGAALLRFAKS, from the coding sequence TTGTCTTCACTTGTTTTTACGGCTGTCCTTTGCGCAGCATTGCTACACGCTGTCTGGAACGCATTGGTTAAGGGCGGCGCAGACAAGCGGGTCAATATGGCCTGCGTGGTGATCGGTCACACGCCTGCGGCGTTGATTGTTCTGTGTCTGGTACCGCTGCCCGCGTTTGCCAGCTGGCCCTATCTGATCGGCGGCATGTTGTGCCATTTTGGCTATCAGGTGTTCTTGCTCAACGCCTACAACAAAGGTGATCTCAGCCAAGTTTACCCCATCGCGCGCGGCTCTGCTCCGTTGATTGTTGCAGCGGTGTCGGTGTTTGGCTTGGGCGTGGTTCTGGCCCCGCTGGAATTGCTGGCAGTGGCGATCATCGCATTGGGATTGATGAGCATGGCACTGGTGCGCCAGTCGGACGGTACCCGCAATCTGCCCGCGGCCAAGCTGGCGCTGATCACCGGGTGTTTCATTGCATCCTATTCACTGATTGACGGTCTGGGCGCGCGGGTCTCTGGCAGTCCCTGGGGATTTTATGGGCTGCTTGGGTTGCTAAATGCCATCGTATTTGCCGCTTATCTTGCGATGACCACACCCCAGGTCCTGAGGCGCACCTTTACCAGCGGCTTGCGCATCTTTTTCATTGGCGGCACCGCATCCTTCGTGGCCTACTCGCTGGTGATTTGGGCCTTTACCCAGGCACCGATTGCGCTTGTGACAGCGTTGCGCGAAACCAGCATCATCTTTGCCCTGCTGATCGGCGTGTTCTTTTTCCGTGAACGTATGGACCTGCCAAAGCTGATCGCCACCTTTGCGACGCTCAGCGGGGCGGCACTCCTAAGATTTGCAAAAAGCTAA
- a CDS encoding metallophosphoesterase gives MRILATSDLHCDLAATQALVGSAGQADVVVVAGDLATKGQGAAPLLDLLRTIPRPVILVPGNHDRLAEMRSYCTGWRDGHVLHGDTLRFQDIAFFGLGAEIPRRTDEVWNFAMTEPQAARALAACPPAAVLVTHTPPKGLCDRQKDGRHEGSSAILDVLQNKAPRLHLCGHIHASFGQSAQVGECPVHNLGPTLSWFTV, from the coding sequence ATGCGCATATTGGCGACTTCTGATCTGCATTGTGATCTGGCCGCAACTCAAGCGCTTGTTGGCTCGGCAGGGCAGGCAGATGTTGTGGTGGTTGCCGGTGATCTGGCCACCAAGGGGCAGGGGGCCGCACCGCTTTTGGATCTGCTCAGAACCATTCCGCGCCCGGTGATCCTGGTGCCTGGCAACCACGACCGACTGGCCGAAATGCGCAGCTATTGCACCGGTTGGCGCGATGGGCATGTGCTGCACGGCGACACCCTCCGGTTTCAGGACATCGCGTTTTTTGGCCTTGGGGCCGAGATCCCGCGCCGCACCGATGAGGTGTGGAATTTCGCGATGACAGAGCCTCAGGCCGCGCGTGCTTTGGCGGCCTGTCCGCCAGCGGCGGTTTTGGTCACCCATACTCCACCAAAAGGGCTTTGTGACCGCCAGAAGGACGGACGACATGAGGGATCGTCCGCTATACTGGATGTGCTGCAAAACAAGGCACCGCGCCTGCATTTGTGCGGTCATATTCATGCAAGTTTTGGTCAATCGGCGCAGGTCGGCGAGTGCCCCGTACACAACCTTGGGCCGACCCTAAGTTGGTTCACAGTCTGA
- a CDS encoding DUF1289 domain-containing protein has protein sequence MVDDVWKRDEVESPCIKICVVHPEARLCTGCLRSIDEIGRWSRMSPDERRMVMAELPSRAGAFSKRRGGRAARMARRQS, from the coding sequence TTGGTGGATGACGTTTGGAAGCGCGACGAGGTCGAAAGCCCCTGCATCAAGATTTGCGTGGTGCATCCTGAAGCGCGGCTCTGCACGGGATGTCTGCGGTCCATCGACGAGATCGGCCGCTGGTCACGGATGAGCCCGGATGAACGGCGGATGGTGATGGCAGAACTGCCCAGCCGCGCCGGTGCGTTTTCTAAGCGCCGTGGAGGACGTGCGGCACGCATGGCGCGGCGGCAGAGCTAG
- the ruvX gene encoding Holliday junction resolvase RuvX: MIIDDITEFAAALPPMQALIGLDLGEKTIGVAVSDSFLSVATPLETVRRKKFGLDAARLIEIITDRRIGGLVLGLPRNMDGSEGPRCQSTRAFARNFDRLLPLPITFWDERLSTVAAEKALLEADTTRKRRAEVIDHVAAGYILQGVLDRLAVLRTGGLQQGGAEIGG, translated from the coding sequence ATGATCATCGACGACATCACCGAATTCGCCGCCGCCCTGCCGCCGATGCAGGCCTTGATCGGTCTTGATCTGGGTGAAAAGACCATTGGCGTTGCGGTCAGCGACAGTTTTCTAAGCGTCGCGACCCCGCTTGAGACCGTGCGGCGCAAGAAATTCGGCCTTGATGCCGCACGTCTGATCGAGATCATCACAGACCGGCGCATCGGCGGTCTGGTGTTGGGTCTGCCGCGCAACATGGACGGCTCGGAAGGGCCGCGATGTCAGTCAACCCGCGCCTTCGCCCGCAACTTTGACCGCTTGTTGCCGCTGCCGATCACCTTTTGGGATGAACGCCTGTCCACGGTTGCTGCTGAAAAAGCACTGCTTGAGGCGGATACGACGCGCAAACGTCGCGCCGAGGTGATTGATCACGTCGCTGCTGGGTATATCTTGCAAGGTGTGCTTGACCGCCTGGCGGTGCTGCGCACGGGTGGCTTACAACAAGGTGGCGCGGAAATTGGTGGATGA
- the ccmI gene encoding c-type cytochrome biogenesis protein CcmI, producing MIFWITTVAMAALVALVLGRAIWRGAQIAMPEPAQYDIQVYRDQLAAVERDVARGVVPADDAERVRTEISRRILAADAAGADVPKVEQHRPSIVLFIVVLAVVAGSIALYAKLGRPGYGDRALADRIAFAESMRENRRSQETAEAALPPFEVPGTLSAEYLSMVDQLRATVAERPDDLQGHRLLAQNEANVGDFSAAAAAQKEVLRIMGGSATVKDIGDYAELLVLAAGGYVSPQAETALRAVLAQDMEDGRARYYIGLMMVQTGRPDITFRLWDNLLRRGPADAPWIAPIREQIMAIAQLAGVDYTMPPSGTGDAKGPSAADIDAAAEMSAADRMEMIGGMVAGLSDRLATDGGPPTDWARLITSLGVLGEQDQALAVFNNALEVFAGDAGALDIIRAAGSQAGVAE from the coding sequence ATGATCTTCTGGATAACCACTGTCGCAATGGCCGCTTTGGTGGCCTTGGTGCTGGGCCGTGCGATCTGGCGCGGCGCGCAGATCGCAATGCCGGAACCAGCGCAATATGACATTCAGGTCTACCGCGACCAATTGGCTGCGGTGGAACGGGATGTCGCGCGCGGCGTGGTCCCTGCTGATGACGCGGAGCGGGTGCGCACCGAAATTTCGCGTCGGATACTGGCTGCGGATGCGGCTGGGGCAGATGTGCCCAAAGTCGAACAACACCGCCCATCGATTGTGCTTTTCATCGTCGTTCTGGCCGTGGTCGCAGGCAGTATTGCCCTTTATGCCAAACTGGGACGGCCGGGATACGGTGACCGCGCACTTGCCGATCGCATCGCCTTTGCCGAAAGCATGCGTGAAAACCGCCGTAGCCAAGAGACCGCTGAGGCGGCGCTGCCACCTTTTGAGGTCCCCGGGACGCTGAGTGCCGAGTACCTGAGCATGGTGGACCAGTTGCGCGCAACCGTGGCCGAACGGCCTGACGACCTGCAAGGGCACCGTCTTTTGGCCCAGAACGAAGCAAATGTCGGAGATTTCAGTGCCGCCGCTGCCGCGCAGAAAGAGGTGCTGAGGATCATGGGTGGCAGCGCCACGGTCAAGGATATCGGTGATTACGCTGAACTCCTGGTCTTGGCGGCGGGCGGCTATGTGTCGCCTCAGGCCGAGACAGCGTTGCGCGCCGTGCTGGCCCAGGACATGGAAGATGGCCGGGCGCGGTATTACATCGGTTTGATGATGGTTCAGACCGGGCGGCCCGATATCACCTTTCGTCTGTGGGACAACCTGCTGCGGCGCGGCCCGGCGGATGCGCCCTGGATTGCGCCGATCCGCGAGCAGATCATGGCCATCGCGCAGTTGGCCGGGGTGGATTACACAATGCCCCCATCTGGCACTGGTGATGCCAAAGGCCCCTCTGCTGCTGACATTGATGCCGCTGCCGAGATGAGTGCCGCTGACCGAATGGAAATGATCGGCGGCATGGTTGCGGGCCTCTCGGACCGGCTGGCAACAGATGGCGGGCCGCCCACCGATTGGGCCCGGTTGATCACCTCGCTTGGGGTGCTGGGGGAACAGGATCAGGCGCTTGCGGTTTTTAACAACGCACTGGAGGTCTTTGCTGGTGACGCAGGCGCGCTTGACATCATCCGCGCGGCCGGAAGCCAGGCCGGGGTTGCGGAATGA
- a CDS encoding sarcosine oxidase subunit beta family protein translates to MKKYSVFAVAREAMRHHTGWNRAWRDAQPKKRYDVIIVGAGGHGLATAYYLGKNFGITNVAILEKGWLGGGNTGRNTTIIRSNYLQDPSAAIYEKSRSLYETMSQDLNYNVMFSPRGVIMLAQTEHEVRGYKRTAHANNLQGVKTEFIGPEKVKSLVPIINIDGPRYPVLGGLWQARGGTARHDAVAWGYARACSDMGMDVIQKCEVTGIRQTTGKVTGVSTTRGDIDCDKLGMVVAGHSGHLADMAGFRLPIESVALQALVSEPIKPCMDVVVMANTVHGYMSQSDKGEMVIGGGTDGYNNYTQRGSFHHIEETVRALIETFPMVSRLKMLRQWGGIVDVTGDRSPILSKTPVDGVFINCGWGTGGFKAIPGSGWAMAELMAKGRSPLTDAFGLNRFQEGRFIDESVAAGVAH, encoded by the coding sequence ATGAAGAAGTACTCAGTATTTGCAGTGGCCCGCGAGGCGATGCGCCACCACACCGGCTGGAACCGGGCATGGCGCGATGCGCAGCCTAAGAAACGCTATGATGTGATCATTGTGGGCGCGGGCGGGCATGGATTGGCCACTGCCTATTACCTCGGCAAGAATTTTGGCATCACCAATGTGGCGATCCTGGAAAAAGGTTGGCTTGGCGGCGGCAACACCGGGCGTAACACCACAATCATCCGCTCCAACTACCTGCAGGACCCCTCTGCCGCGATCTATGAGAAATCCCGTTCGCTCTATGAAACCATGAGCCAGGACCTGAATTACAACGTGATGTTCAGCCCGCGTGGCGTGATCATGCTGGCGCAGACCGAACATGAGGTGCGTGGATACAAACGCACCGCGCATGCCAACAACCTGCAAGGTGTGAAGACCGAATTTATCGGGCCGGAAAAGGTCAAATCGCTGGTCCCGATCATCAACATCGACGGGCCGCGTTACCCGGTCCTTGGCGGTCTCTGGCAAGCGCGCGGCGGCACCGCACGCCACGATGCGGTGGCCTGGGGCTATGCGCGTGCGTGTTCCGACATGGGCATGGATGTGATCCAGAAATGCGAAGTCACGGGCATCCGCCAGACGACCGGCAAAGTCACCGGCGTGTCAACGACGCGCGGCGACATCGATTGCGACAAGCTGGGCATGGTGGTTGCAGGCCATTCCGGGCATCTGGCTGATATGGCTGGGTTCCGCCTGCCGATTGAATCGGTGGCCTTGCAAGCGCTTGTCTCTGAGCCGATCAAACCTTGTATGGACGTGGTTGTGATGGCCAACACCGTACACGGCTACATGTCGCAGTCCGACAAGGGCGAGATGGTCATCGGCGGCGGTACCGACGGCTATAACAACTACACCCAGCGCGGGTCGTTCCACCACATCGAGGAAACCGTGCGTGCGTTGATTGAGACCTTTCCGATGGTCAGCCGCCTTAAGATGCTGCGCCAGTGGGGCGGGATTGTGGATGTGACGGGCGACCGGTCACCGATCCTGTCGAAAACGCCCGTTGATGGTGTGTTTATCAACTGTGGCTGGGGCACCGGCGGGTTCAAGGCAATTCCCGGTTCCGGTTGGGCAATGGCCGAACTGATGGCCAAGGGGCGTTCACCGCTGACCGACGCCTTTGGGCTGAACCGGTTCCAGGAAGGACGCTTTATTGATGAAAGCGTGGCCGCAGGGGTCGCGCATTGA
- a CDS encoding sarcosine oxidase subunit delta, with the protein MLILTCHACGVTAEETEFHGGGEAHLKRFGPGSSEEEFESYLFMRENPKGVHFERWRHANGCGKWFHVARDTMTLEVFGSYSAQTYGPPPELLEEIEEKRPGWSKKELSA; encoded by the coding sequence ATGCTGATCCTGACCTGCCACGCTTGCGGTGTCACCGCCGAAGAAACCGAATTCCACGGTGGAGGTGAGGCGCATCTGAAACGCTTTGGTCCCGGATCATCCGAAGAGGAATTCGAAAGCTATCTGTTCATGCGCGAAAACCCTAAGGGCGTGCATTTTGAACGCTGGCGTCATGCCAACGGCTGCGGCAAGTGGTTTCATGTGGCGCGCGATACGATGACGCTTGAAGTGTTTGGCAGCTATAGCGCGCAGACCTACGGGCCGCCGCCTGAACTGCTGGAAGAGATCGAAGAAAAACGCCCCGGCTGGTCCAAGAAGGAACTGAGCGCATGA
- a CDS encoding sarcosine oxidase subunit alpha family protein: protein MSTRLATGGRLLNKSKPVNFTFNGKQLRGYEGDTLASALLANDQMLVGRSFKYHRPRGIVAAGPEEPNGLVNLGREGRFEPNQRVTTTELFEGLEAASQNHWPSLEFDVGAINKHLSRFLPAGFYYKMFMYPRAAWKHVYEPIIRQSAGLGKAPKARDEDTYEHFYAFCDVLVIGGGVAGLEAARSAGRSGARVILFEQTDTWGGRALVDGGSIDGNPVDKFVDDIVSELKTMENVQIRTRCMGAGVYDHGYVLGYERLTDHAPQSAGPRHRLWRIRAGHVITATGALERPLSFAGNDIPGVMLAAAVRDYVVNFGVSVGDRTVVVTNNDNAYLTAIALKHAGLDVPAILDARVLPQDSPLMAQAKALGIRVMMGHAVSSVKGGKRVTGVEVCSQAGEGAVLEEIACDAVAMSGGWSPVVHLWSHCGGKLRWDTAHACFSPDVDNPPMGADGLGFVTPAGAAAGVFALDDVLCDAHAAADGVAVSLGFKLPKDSSAPKAERREDAPMAPVWMMPQGASVKLREKAWLDYQNDVKVSDVRLAAQEGFVSVEHAKRYTTLGMATDQGKLSNINGLATLAGALDADIPTVGTTTFRPPYHPISMAAIGGEARGDVFQPIRRTPMHDWHESHGAEFEPVGHWRRPYAYKQGAESTHDAVMREVTNTREKLGLLDASTLGKIIVKGPDAGKFLDMMYTNMMSTLKPGKCRYGLMCSENGFLIDDGVVARIDDDTYLCHTTTGGAERIHGHMEEWLQTEWWDWKVYTANVTEQYAQIAVVGPNARKCLEKLGGMDVSKDALAFMDWADGTLGGFTVRVYRISFSGELSYEIAVDASLGQAFWDALMVAGNDLGVMPYGTECLHILRAEKGFIMIGDESDGTIIPQDLGLNWAISKKKEDYLGKRAQERTHMTDPNRWKLVGLETTDGSTLPDGAYAVGEGSNENGQRNMIGRVTSTYHSPVLGKGIAMGLVHNGPDRMGEVITFPGTDGKTYEAKIVDPVFYDKEGEKGNV from the coding sequence ATGAGCACACGTCTGGCCACAGGCGGACGCCTGCTGAATAAATCCAAACCGGTCAATTTTACCTTCAACGGCAAACAGTTGCGCGGCTATGAGGGTGACACATTGGCATCAGCATTGCTGGCAAATGACCAAATGCTGGTGGGCCGCTCGTTCAAGTATCACCGTCCGCGCGGTATTGTGGCGGCTGGCCCCGAAGAACCCAATGGTCTGGTGAACCTTGGGCGCGAGGGCAGATTTGAGCCAAACCAGCGCGTCACCACAACCGAACTGTTTGAAGGGTTGGAAGCCGCAAGCCAGAACCACTGGCCCAGCCTAGAATTTGACGTGGGCGCGATCAACAAACACCTGAGCCGGTTCTTGCCCGCAGGGTTCTATTACAAGATGTTCATGTATCCGCGTGCTGCGTGGAAACATGTCTATGAACCCATCATCCGCCAATCCGCAGGCCTGGGCAAAGCACCCAAAGCCCGCGATGAAGACACCTATGAACATTTCTACGCCTTCTGTGATGTGCTGGTCATCGGCGGTGGTGTTGCGGGTCTTGAGGCGGCGCGGTCGGCAGGCCGCTCTGGCGCGCGTGTCATCTTGTTTGAGCAAACGGATACATGGGGTGGCCGTGCGCTGGTCGATGGGGGCAGCATTGATGGCAACCCTGTGGATAAATTTGTGGACGATATCGTCTCTGAACTGAAAACAATGGAGAATGTTCAGATCCGCACCCGCTGCATGGGGGCAGGGGTCTATGACCACGGCTATGTTCTGGGTTATGAGCGCCTGACCGATCACGCGCCCCAAAGCGCCGGACCACGCCACCGTTTGTGGCGCATTCGCGCAGGCCATGTGATCACCGCGACAGGTGCGCTGGAACGTCCGCTCAGTTTTGCGGGCAACGACATTCCCGGTGTGATGCTTGCCGCAGCCGTGCGCGATTACGTCGTGAATTTTGGCGTGTCCGTGGGCGACCGCACCGTGGTTGTCACAAACAATGATAACGCTTACCTAACGGCAATTGCGCTAAAGCACGCAGGTCTTGACGTGCCCGCGATCCTCGATGCGCGGGTGCTGCCGCAGGACAGTCCTTTGATGGCACAGGCCAAGGCGCTGGGCATTCGCGTGATGATGGGACATGCCGTGTCGTCGGTCAAAGGCGGCAAACGTGTGACCGGTGTTGAGGTCTGCAGTCAGGCCGGCGAAGGTGCTGTGCTGGAAGAGATCGCCTGCGATGCGGTTGCCATGTCGGGGGGTTGGTCGCCGGTGGTGCATCTGTGGTCGCACTGTGGTGGCAAACTGCGCTGGGATACTGCTCATGCGTGTTTTTCCCCCGATGTGGATAACCCGCCTATGGGTGCCGATGGCTTGGGCTTTGTTACCCCTGCGGGAGCAGCGGCAGGCGTATTCGCGCTGGACGACGTTTTATGTGACGCCCATGCAGCGGCAGATGGTGTCGCGGTCAGCCTTGGCTTCAAGCTGCCCAAAGACAGCAGCGCGCCCAAGGCGGAACGCCGCGAAGATGCGCCGATGGCCCCAGTCTGGATGATGCCACAGGGCGCCTCGGTCAAGCTGCGTGAAAAGGCGTGGTTGGACTATCAGAACGACGTCAAGGTTTCTGATGTGCGACTGGCCGCCCAAGAGGGCTTTGTCAGTGTTGAGCACGCCAAGCGCTATACCACGCTGGGCATGGCAACGGATCAGGGAAAGTTGAGCAACATCAACGGACTGGCGACGCTTGCGGGGGCATTGGATGCGGATATTCCGACAGTGGGCACCACCACTTTCCGACCGCCTTATCATCCCATTTCCATGGCCGCGATTGGCGGCGAGGCGCGCGGCGACGTGTTTCAGCCGATCCGGCGTACCCCGATGCACGACTGGCACGAAAGCCACGGTGCCGAATTCGAACCGGTTGGCCATTGGCGACGTCCCTATGCCTATAAGCAGGGTGCTGAATCGACCCATGATGCCGTGATGCGCGAGGTCACCAACACCCGCGAAAAGCTGGGGCTTCTTGATGCCTCAACCCTTGGCAAGATTATTGTCAAAGGGCCGGACGCGGGCAAATTCCTCGACATGATGTACACCAACATGATGTCGACGCTGAAGCCGGGCAAATGCCGGTACGGGCTGATGTGTTCCGAAAACGGGTTTCTGATCGACGATGGGGTGGTCGCGCGGATCGACGACGACACATACCTCTGCCACACCACCACCGGCGGCGCGGAGCGTATCCACGGTCACATGGAAGAATGGCTGCAAACCGAATGGTGGGACTGGAAAGTCTATACCGCCAATGTCACCGAGCAATATGCACAAATCGCAGTTGTGGGTCCGAATGCACGAAAATGCCTTGAGAAACTCGGCGGCATGGATGTGTCCAAGGACGCGCTGGCGTTTATGGACTGGGCGGATGGCACCCTTGGTGGTTTTACGGTCCGGGTTTACCGTATCTCGTTCTCGGGCGAGCTCAGCTATGAGATTGCCGTGGATGCAAGTCTGGGACAGGCGTTCTGGGACGCATTGATGGTTGCTGGCAACGATCTGGGCGTGATGCCCTATGGCACCGAATGTTTGCACATTCTGCGCGCGGAAAAAGGCTTTATCATGATTGGCGATGAAAGCGATGGCACCATCATTCCACAGGATCTGGGCCTGAACTGGGCAATCTCGAAAAAGAAAGAGGATTATCTGGGTAAACGCGCCCAGGAACGCACGCATATGACCGATCCGAACCGCTGGAAGCTGGTCGGTCTTGAAACCACGGATGGGTCCACATTGCCGGATGGGGCCTATGCGGTGGGCGAGGGCAGCAATGAAAACGGACAGCGCAATATGATCGGGCGCGTCACGTCGACCTATCATTCGCCCGTATTGGGCAAGGGCATTGCGATGGGGCTGGTACACAACGGCCCGGATCGCATGGGCGAGGTAATCACGTTCCCCGGAACCGATGGCAAAACCTATGAGGCGAAAATCGTCGACCCGGTTTTTTATGACAAAGAAGGGGAGAAGGGAAATGTCTGA
- a CDS encoding sarcosine oxidase subunit gamma, whose amino-acid sequence MSDPVTALKNVRHETGIAAISEIGPLGMITLRGDLDAPHIRNASTAVAGVDYPADRMCNCVGERGIAWMSPDELLVMCPYNDVSESLDKINKTIENHHTLAVNVSDARAVFQVKGPRAREVMAKLAPVDLAPDHFTTGMFRRTRMAQVPAAFWMRDDETFQIICFRSVAQYMFDLLKVAAQPGSEVDHF is encoded by the coding sequence ATGTCTGATCCGGTGACAGCCCTCAAAAACGTCCGTCATGAGACGGGTATCGCCGCCATTTCGGAAATCGGTCCGCTTGGCATGATCACACTGCGCGGCGATCTGGATGCGCCCCATATCCGCAACGCGTCCACGGCAGTGGCCGGGGTCGATTATCCTGCGGACCGGATGTGTAACTGCGTCGGTGAACGCGGTATCGCGTGGATGTCGCCAGACGAACTTCTGGTGATGTGTCCCTATAACGACGTCTCGGAAAGCCTTGATAAGATAAACAAAACCATCGAAAATCACCATACATTGGCGGTCAACGTCTCAGACGCGCGCGCGGTGTTTCAGGTCAAAGGCCCACGTGCCCGCGAGGTGATGGCAAAGCTGGCACCCGTCGATCTGGCACCGGACCACTTTACCACAGGCATGTTCCGCCGCACCCGCATGGCGCAGGTGCCTGCCGCGTTCTGGATGCGTGATGATGAGACGTTTCAGATCATCTGTTTTCGCTCGGTGGCGCAGTACATGTTTGACCTGCTGAAGGTCGCCGCACAACCCGGTTCTGAGGTGGATCACTTCTGA